Within the Halarcobacter mediterraneus genome, the region GCCATTTCCAACTGGAACAACATCAATATGACCTGCAAAACATAAGTGTTGTGGTGTATCATCAAACTTTTTATAATAGAATCTATTTTTTACACCTTCCATATCTACTTTTATGCAAGACCAAGTATCACCTAAATACTCTTCTATAAAATCAAAAGCTCCATCATCATTAGGAGTTATTGATTTAAATCTTAATAATTTTTGAAATAATTCGATAACAGTCATTTTTTTCCTTTTTCGTAAACGGATTGTAGCTAATATTAAGTTATAATTATATTGAACATAAAAAAGGTATTTTATGAAAAAAAACAAACTATTAATAATCATTTCTTCAATTTTTATTATTTATTCACTATTAGGATTTATTATTCTTCCAAAAATCTTAAAGCCTATTATAATTGAAAATATTAATAAAAATATCACTCAAACTGCTACTTTAGAAAAAATTGAATTCAATCCTTTTCTTTTAAATTTTTCTATTCATAATTTTAAAATCTCACAAAATGAAAAAACTACTTTTAGTTTAGAAAAACTTTATGTAGACTTTAACTTTTTTAAGTCAATAGATAAAAGATATCTTGCTTTTAAAGATTTAAAAATATCAAATGTTTTTGTTCATATTATAGAAAATGAAGATAAAAGCTTTAACGTAGAAAAACTACTTAAAGAATCAACTGATGATACAAAGACAAAAGTTTCTACAGAAGAGTCAACACAAACAATAAAATTTCAAATATTTAAAACAATAATAGAAAAAGCAAAGGTAAAGTTTACAAAACTTGAAAAAAATAAAAAACCTTTTGAAGTTGAGATAAATGATTTAAATTATACTTTATATGATATGGGAACTTTTAGTAATAATTTAGCTTCACATAATTTGGATATTTTAATCAACAAACACGCAAAATTACTTATTAAAGGTGGAATGAAATTATCTCCATTTCATATGTATGGAAATGTGAAACTTACAAATTTAAAACCTGGTGAATATTTAGCATATAAAGCTGAATTATTTAATTTTGATTCACCAAAAAAATCTACTATTGATTTAGACTTTGGATATATTCTTGATTATAAAGACAGTTTAACAATTGATATAAATAATCTAAACTTTGATTTAAAAGATTTAGAGTTAATACAAGAAAAGAATACTCTTCTTTCTTTAAAAGCTTTAAATTTAAATAATCTTAATCTAAAGTATCCACAAAACAATGTTTTAGTTGAAAACTTTACTTTAAACAAGCTAGATACAAATATTACAGTAGATAAAGAAGAAAAAATAAATCTAAACAAACTATTTAATCTACCTAAAGAAGAAACTAAGACAGAAGAAAAAAGTAAAAAAGAAGAAAACTCAAAACCTTGGAATATCAAAGTAAGTAATTTTAATTTAATTAAATCAAAACTTACTTACTTTGATGAAAATGCAATGTTAAATCTTTTAGGAGAAAATATCGATTTATCTTTGAAAGATTTATCATATGATGGGTCAAAAGCTTTACTAGAAAAAGCTACTTTGAAAAATGAAGTATTTGATTTTAATAGTAAAAAAGATGAGATAAAAGTAAAAGCTCAAAATTTAAATCTAGAAATTAACCAAACAAATTTTCATGATAATAATCTTTTTATAAATAGTATCAAACTTTTAAATCCTTCACTTGAGTTTAATGATAATAAAACAAAAAAAGAGATTTTAGCAAAAGATTTAACACTAGAAATTCAAGACTTAAAAAAACAAAAAGAAGATATTGAAGTTTCTTCTATAAACTTAATTCAACCAGAAATAAACTATAAAGATGATATTTCAAAAGTAGCTGTTTTATCAAAAAATATAAATTTACTTGTAAATAAAGTTTCATATATAAATAATCATATGAAGATAAAGTCTTCTTCTTTAAATGAACCTTTTATTGGTGTTACACTAAAAAAACAAGAAAAAACGAAAGACACAAAAATAGAAGAAAAAATAGTAAAAAGTAAAAAAACAAATACAAATAATTTTGCTTTTGATATAGGTCCATTTAATATCAAAAATGCAACAATGAGTTTTGAAGATAAAAACTTACCTATTCCTTTTAAAACAGATATCACAAATCTTAGTGGAAACTTTTCAAAACTTGATTCTTCTTCATCAAAACCTACAAGACTAAAACTTGAAGGAGAAGTTGATAAATATGGTTATACAAAAATAACTGGTATTGTAAATGTAACTGATATAAAACTTCTAACAGATACAAATTTACTTTTTAAAAATATTGCCATTAAAAATTTTACTCCTTATTCTGGGAAGTTTGTAGGTAGAGAAATTGAAAGTGGAAAATTAAATCTTGATTTAAAATACAATATTACAAAATCTGATTTAAAAGCAAGTAACTCAATTATCATTAGTGATATAAAATTAGGAAAAACTGTAAAAAGTGATGAGGCTACAAACTTACCACTAGAATTAGCAATAGCATTATTAGAAGATACTAATGGAGTTATTGATTTAGAAATACCCGTTACAGGAAATGTAGATGACCCTAAATTTTCTATTGGAGCAATTGTTTGGAAAGCTTTTACAAATTTAATTACAAAAGCTATTTCTTCACCCTTTCAATTATTAGGCTCTATTTTTGGTTTTGACCCTGAAAAAATTAAGACTTTGGATTTTGAGTATGGAAGTGCACAAATACTTGCATCAGAAAAAGAGTCTTTAGATAATATTGCAAAAATTTTAGAAAAAAGAAAAAAATTAGCAATAAGTATTAAAATAGCTTATCATGAAAAATATGATTTTGAAGCCCTTCAAAATAAAAAATTTCAAATAGTATTAAGAGAAAAAATAAAAAATATTTCAGGAAAAGACAAGTATAAAAAAGCACTAGAAGAGATTTTTGAAGAAAAAATAGAGACTCAGGATTTAGATGAAGTAGTAGAAAGATTTACTAAAGAAACAAAAGACAAAGAAAAGATTTTTGATACAAAATCTTATGTAAGATTTTTAAGAGAAGAATTAGCTTCTTTAGAAAAAGTATCAAAAGAAGAACTAAAAAACTTGGCAAAACAAAGAGGTATAGAAGTAGTAAATTACTTAACAAAAGAAAAATCTATTGATAAAAATGCCATTATAGTAGAAGAAGGAATCAATATTATAAATGATAAAAATACAAAATGGACTATTTTTAATCTGAATGTTTCAAAAAGAAAATAATTATAACTTATAATTATAATAGTTTAATTTAATTTACTTATAATACTTTTCATAGTAATATTCTAAAAAAAGTTAAGGATATTGCTATGAATAAATTCTTAATAGTACTAGTCACAACTATTGCTTTATTTTTTGCCTATGGTATTTATGAACAAATGAATCAAAAAAGTTTAAAAAGTAAAAGAGTAGCTTGTCAAGAAAAAACTACAACCTTTGAAAGAATTTTCAAAAAAGACAAAATTCAAGAAGCAAAAAAATTATTGAAAACTCAAAATATAGAAATTGTATCAAGAATAGACTACTCAAAGTATATGAAATCTCAATTAATCAATTTATATAATAAAGAAAAAGCTCTTTTAGACTTAAACTCTGTTTTAGATAAATATATGAGTGAAAAACAGAACTTAGACAAAAAGCTAGTTATTGATTTATATATTTATGAAAATGACAAAGAAGATAAGGGTAAAAAAAGTGATAAAGCTAAACTGTATGCAGGTTATTTAGTTTTTGAATTTAAACTAGAAAAAGAATTGCTATATAAAATACAAATTGATTATATGAAAATAAATGCACAAGATATAAAAGAAAGAATGGATTGTGCAATTAAATCATTTATTTCAATAAACTAAAAAGGATAAAAATGAAACAAAAAATATTTAAAGACAAATATCATATTTATGAAATTATTTATAGAAAAGAAGAACTAATTTTTAATAATGTTGATGAAATTATTGAAGCACTAAAAGAAAAAATAGATAAGCATCCTGTTATTTCTTATATTGCTACTTTTGATCAATACGCACATACAAGTTCTTTAGAAGGTTCTGAAATAAACCCAAGAATAAAAGCTGCAAAAAATATAGTCTTTTGTTTTGGGAAAGAATTACCTACACCTGAGGTTTTAGCTGTAAGACCTAGAAGTATTGGAGTTTGTGAAATGGAAGATAATTTTGTAATAAATTTCCTTGAAGCTCCAAATGATACAGCAAATGAGACAATGGAAACTTTTGTAAAATCTTTAAAATAAACTATTTATACTTTTGTATAAATAGTTTATAGCTTTATAACTTTTGCGCCAAAACCACCTGAACTTGGATGAGCATCTTCATATGATTTTATCTTAGGATGCTTATCAAGATACTTTTTAGTAGCTGCTGCTAATTTTCCTGTACCAATTCCATGATATACTAAAACTTCATCAAAACCTGCTATTAAAGCATCTGAAATAAACTTATCAAGGTTCTCTAAAGCTTCTTCAACTCTTTGTCCATGTAAGTCAAGTTTCACATGTCCAGAATCTGGTTTTGCAACAGAAACAGTTGCTTTTGGCTTAGCTTTAATTTTAGGAGGATTACCACTTCTTGAAAGTTCAAGTAATGGAACTTGAAGTCTCATTCCCATTTCATTTTCAATATAGGCTTTTTTACCTTTAATTGAAACAATTACACCCTTAGAGTTTCTATATTTAACTCTATCTCCTTCTTTTAAATTCTCTTCAATTTCTTTTACTTTTTCTGTTTTTATTTGAGAAGCTTTTTGATGAGCTGTATTTAAATGTCTATGCCCTTCCTTTGAAATTTTAGCTTTTATAGCTTTTTTAGCTTCATTTCTTGCATCTTTGTATTCTCTATGAAGTTTTGATTTTTCCATAAAAATATGAGTATCTAAACTCTCTTTTGTCTCTTTTAGATTTCTATTTAATCTTTCATGCTCATTTATTTCTTCGTCAAGTTTTGCAATTTTTTGTTTTAATTCTATTTCCAAAGCAGAACTTCTTTCAATAAGTTCATTTAACCTATCTTTATCTTCCCCATAAACTTGCTTTGCTCTTTTAATTACATTGCCAGGGATTCCATATCTACTTGCAGTTTCAAAGGCATATGATTTTCCAATTGTCCCTTGCAAAAATTCATAAGTTGGCTTTTGGCTTTCTTCATCATAAAGAGCTGCTATTAACTCCACATCTTCATTTGAAGCCATAAGTGCTGCAAGTCTTTTATGGTGAGTTGTAATAATAATCTTCATATCTTTTTGAATTAAATCTTCTATTATTACTTTAAACAAACTTGCTGCTTCATCAGAATCTGTTCCAAGCTCAATTTCATCAACACCAACTATAGCACCTTTACTAGAAAATAACTTAGAAAACTCTACCATTCTTCCTGCAAAAGTTGAGATATCATTTTTCACACTTTGTGGATCATCAAGTACTGCTTGAATTGATTTAAAATTTGCTATTTGAGTCTCTTTATTAGCCTTATAAGGAAGTAAATACTTTGATAAAAATACTGCACTTAAAATTGATTTTAGCATCATTGTTTTACCACCTGCATTTACCCCAGTAATCATAATAACAGACTTTGAAAAATCTATTGTTATTGGTTTTGGTTCATGTAGTGCTGGATGTTTAAAATCCACAAGTTTATTTATACCTTTTTTATTTGGTAAAATAAAATTTTTATCCCCAATTTTAGCAAAATATAATCTTGCTTGATAATGGTCAAACCTATCAAACTCTTTATTTATAAACTTTAAAAATAATAAGTTTTTTTCAAAAATAGAAGTAACCTGTTTACATAATTTTAACAAAATCTCTTCTTGCTTATTTTGTAAATCATTTTGTTTTTGTTTTAAACTGCTAACACTATGAGGTAAAACATAAAAGAACCCAGAATTTGATCTATCTAAAACTTGTGCTTTTAAGACATGATTAAATCCACCCCTTACAAGTAAACATTCTTCACCATTTATATAATGAACTTGAGAATCGACCATATAAGTTCTAACTTTACTTGAATTTATAGTTTTATAAAGGTTTTGTTTTATCTCTTGTTTATTTTGTTTTATTGCTTCAACAACTCTATCATAGTCTTCATCTACTCCATGTTTTAACTTTGCTTTTTCATCAAAATAATCACAAATATTGATTATTTCTTGAGGCACAATAATTTTTTCAATCCATTCTTGAAGTTTTCCCTCAAAAGAAAATCTTTTGAGGTATAAAAAATAATTAATAACTTTTACAAATTCATAAATTTCATAAGATTTTAAAATACCTTGTTTTTGAATATGAATTATTTGAGTATCTAAATTTTCAACTACTTGAGGTTGTTTAATATCATATTTTGAAAGTTCATTTATCAATCTAAAATGAAGATTAATATCCCCTTCTAATATAATAGACTTTTGCCTTGCAAAAAGTTTTGAAAAAGAATCTATATATTCTACTAAATCTAATTTTTTTATTATTTCATTCATGGGCGAATTATATCTTAAAAGGTTTAATTATTTTATAAATAGCTACAAATTGTAATATTTGAGATAATAATTATTAGAAAAATTAATAATGATATATAAATTTAATTACAGTAAAACTATTATATAATCGCGAAATTAGTAGGGAATATTATGGGACGTGAAACAATTTTAAATAAAGATACAATGATAGTATCGGAGACAAACGCAAAAGGAATCATAGTTTATGCCAATGAAGATTTTTGCACAATTGCAGGATATACAAAAGATGAGCTAATAGGACAAGGTCATAATTTTGTAAGACATGAAGATATGCCAAAGGCAGCTTTCAAAGATATGTGGGATACTATGCAAGCAGGCAAAGTATGGAATGGTATAGTCAAGAATAAAACAAAAGATGGTGGCTTTTATTGGGTAAATGCAACGGCGTTTCCTTCAAAAACAATAAATGGAGAAACAAGGTATCTTTCAGTTAGGGTTAAACCTACAAAAGAAGAAATCTTCCAAGCTGAAGCTTTATATAAAACATTAAAATAGAGGTTATCCATGTTTTTTAAATCAAATAATAATAATGAAATAATTGAAGCTTTAGATAAAATAGAAGCTTTTATAAAAGGCGATATAAATAAAATTAATTTAGAAAATCATAATTCTAATAATGAAATTATGAAAAAAGTAGTTAATTTATCAAATCTAATAGAACAAAAACAACAAGAAGATATTACTATTTATGGTGAAATAATGATTTGTGCTGAAAAGCTTTCAGATGGTTTCACTGATGATAGAATAACTAAAACAACTTCCAATGAAAAGTTAAACTATATTGCTAAGACCTTTAATAAAATGTCAGAGAAACTTGAAACTTCACTTACAAAAATTGATAAAGTATTAGATGAGTATTCTCATCAAAACTTTTTAAGTAGTATTGATGAAAATATTTTTCGTGGAGGAGAATTAAAAAATCTTGCTAAAGGTGTAAACTATTTAAAAGATGAAATTACAAAGAATCTTGCTTCAACCTATAGAACAAGTTTAGTAATGCAAAAAGAATC harbors:
- a CDS encoding endonuclease MutS2 encodes the protein MNEIIKKLDLVEYIDSFSKLFARQKSIILEGDINLHFRLINELSKYDIKQPQVVENLDTQIIHIQKQGILKSYEIYEFVKVINYFLYLKRFSFEGKLQEWIEKIIVPQEIINICDYFDEKAKLKHGVDEDYDRVVEAIKQNKQEIKQNLYKTINSSKVRTYMVDSQVHYINGEECLLVRGGFNHVLKAQVLDRSNSGFFYVLPHSVSSLKQKQNDLQNKQEEILLKLCKQVTSIFEKNLLFLKFINKEFDRFDHYQARLYFAKIGDKNFILPNKKGINKLVDFKHPALHEPKPITIDFSKSVIMITGVNAGGKTMMLKSILSAVFLSKYLLPYKANKETQIANFKSIQAVLDDPQSVKNDISTFAGRMVEFSKLFSSKGAIVGVDEIELGTDSDEAASLFKVIIEDLIQKDMKIIITTHHKRLAALMASNEDVELIAALYDEESQKPTYEFLQGTIGKSYAFETASRYGIPGNVIKRAKQVYGEDKDRLNELIERSSALEIELKQKIAKLDEEINEHERLNRNLKETKESLDTHIFMEKSKLHREYKDARNEAKKAIKAKISKEGHRHLNTAHQKASQIKTEKVKEIEENLKEGDRVKYRNSKGVIVSIKGKKAYIENEMGMRLQVPLLELSRSGNPPKIKAKPKATVSVAKPDSGHVKLDLHGQRVEEALENLDKFISDALIAGFDEVLVYHGIGTGKLAAATKKYLDKHPKIKSYEDAHPSSGGFGAKVIKL
- a CDS encoding DUF748 domain-containing protein, which encodes MKKNKLLIIISSIFIIYSLLGFIILPKILKPIIIENINKNITQTATLEKIEFNPFLLNFSIHNFKISQNEKTTFSLEKLYVDFNFFKSIDKRYLAFKDLKISNVFVHIIENEDKSFNVEKLLKESTDDTKTKVSTEESTQTIKFQIFKTIIEKAKVKFTKLEKNKKPFEVEINDLNYTLYDMGTFSNNLASHNLDILINKHAKLLIKGGMKLSPFHMYGNVKLTNLKPGEYLAYKAELFNFDSPKKSTIDLDFGYILDYKDSLTIDINNLNFDLKDLELIQEKNTLLSLKALNLNNLNLKYPQNNVLVENFTLNKLDTNITVDKEEKINLNKLFNLPKEETKTEEKSKKEENSKPWNIKVSNFNLIKSKLTYFDENAMLNLLGENIDLSLKDLSYDGSKALLEKATLKNEVFDFNSKKDEIKVKAQNLNLEINQTNFHDNNLFINSIKLLNPSLEFNDNKTKKEILAKDLTLEIQDLKKQKEDIEVSSINLIQPEINYKDDISKVAVLSKNINLLVNKVSYINNHMKIKSSSLNEPFIGVTLKKQEKTKDTKIEEKIVKSKKTNTNNFAFDIGPFNIKNATMSFEDKNLPIPFKTDITNLSGNFSKLDSSSSKPTRLKLEGEVDKYGYTKITGIVNVTDIKLLTDTNLLFKNIAIKNFTPYSGKFVGREIESGKLNLDLKYNITKSDLKASNSIIISDIKLGKTVKSDEATNLPLELAIALLEDTNGVIDLEIPVTGNVDDPKFSIGAIVWKAFTNLITKAISSPFQLLGSIFGFDPEKIKTLDFEYGSAQILASEKESLDNIAKILEKRKKLAISIKIAYHEKYDFEALQNKKFQIVLREKIKNISGKDKYKKALEEIFEEKIETQDLDEVVERFTKETKDKEKIFDTKSYVRFLREELASLEKVSKEELKNLAKQRGIEVVNYLTKEKSIDKNAIIVEEGINIINDKNTKWTIFNLNVSKRK
- a CDS encoding PAS domain-containing protein; this translates as MGRETILNKDTMIVSETNAKGIIVYANEDFCTIAGYTKDELIGQGHNFVRHEDMPKAAFKDMWDTMQAGKVWNGIVKNKTKDGGFYWVNATAFPSKTINGETRYLSVRVKPTKEEIFQAEALYKTLK
- a CDS encoding DUF6858 family protein; the protein is MKQKIFKDKYHIYEIIYRKEELIFNNVDEIIEALKEKIDKHPVISYIATFDQYAHTSSLEGSEINPRIKAAKNIVFCFGKELPTPEVLAVRPRSIGVCEMEDNFVINFLEAPNDTANETMETFVKSLK